The following are encoded together in the Drosophila sechellia strain sech25 chromosome 3R, ASM438219v1, whole genome shotgun sequence genome:
- the LOC6614181 gene encoding sorbitol dehydrogenase: MAKDNLTAVLHGIEDMRLEQRPIPEIADDEVLLAMDSVGICGSDVHYLAHGRIGDFVLTKPMIIGHESAGVVAKLGKKVTTLKVGDRVAIEPGVPCRSCDHCKLGKYNLCPGMVFCATPPYDGNLTRYYKHAADFCFKLPDHVTMEEGALLEPLSVGVHACKRAEVTLGSKVLILGAGPIGLVTLMAAQAMGASEILITDLVQQRLDVAKELGATHTLLLKRDQTAEETAELVQKTMGGQPDKSIDCCGAESSARLAIFATRSGGIVVVVGMGAPEVKLPLINALAREVDIRGVFRYCNDYAAALALVASGKVNVKRLVTHHFDIKETAKAFETSRKGLGGAIKVMIHVQPRDTNNPRKF, translated from the exons ATGGCCAAGGATAATTTGACAGCAGTGCTGCACGGCATTGAGGACATGCGATTG GAGCAACGTCCTATCCCAGAGATTGCCGATGATG AGGTTCTCCTGGCCATGGATAGTGTCGGCATTTGCGGCTCTGATGTACACTACCTTGCACACGGACGTATTGGCGACTTTGTGCTCACTAAGCCCATGATTATTGGCCACGAGTCCGCCGGCGTGGTGGCTAAGCTGGGCAAGAAGGTTACCACACTGAAGGTTGGCGACCGCGTGGCCATCGAACCAGGTGTACCCTGCCGTTCGTGCGACCATTGCAAGCTGGGCAAGTACAACCTGTGCCCCGGAATGGTCTTTTGTGCTACGCCCCCCTACGACGGCAACCTCACCCGCTACTACAAGCATGCGGCGGACTTCTGCTTCAAGCTGCCCGACCACGTCACCATGGAGGAAGGCGCCCTGCTCGAGCCTCTGTCCGTGGGCGTGCATGCCTGCAAGCGGGCGGAGGTCACCCTGGGCTCCAAAGTTCTCATCCTGGGAGCAGGACCCATCGGCCTGGTCACTCTAATG GCTGCTCAAGCCATGGGTGCGTCTGAGATCCTGATTACGGATCTAGTGCAGCAACGCCTCGATGTAGCTAAAGAACTAGGCGCCACTCACACGCTCCTGCTGAAGCGGGATCAGACCGCCGAGGAGACGGCGGAGCTCGTCCAAAAAACGATGGGCGGTCAGCCGGACAAGTCCATCGACTGCTGTGGAGCAGAGAGCAGTGCCCGCCTGGCCATCTTC GCCACTCGTTCTGGTGGCATTGTGGTGGTAGTGGGCATGGGAGCACCTGAGGTCAAGTTGCCCCTAATTAATGCCCTGGCCCGGGAAGTGGACATCCGCGGCGTGTTCCGCTACTGCAATGA CTATGCCGCTGCCCTGGCCCTTGTCGCCTCCGGAAAGGTGAATGTTAAGCGGCTGGTGACCCACCATTTCGACATCAAGGAAACGGCAAAGGCGTTTGAAACGTCACGAAAGGGACTGGGTGGCGCCATCAAGGTCATGATCCACGTGCAGCCCAGAGACACCAACAATCCTCGCAAATTCTAA
- the LOC6614182 gene encoding uncharacterized protein LOC6614182, translating into MAGIVFGGIAACRRTTHCLGLLRSSYRPLGVCSYRRRRYTSSSKSGESAGKEGPGSLNQDVGEGNNAEKSTLGLGTAPAPLEPPKVPGERRPELPYEVRPEILPLQDQPNRSQPSPTEVKPPNPQTIVCSSDNIGSSGSNHDMVGKVVEFGSSVRTTENKDSDLKSVPSQSTNSSFTKSKDELKLNNLCSIESELKALAASVSDFGVDPFQKDCPLIKAELKSTDSTSKEPTGEQNLLGLSKSINETPQKASPNIHESKDKITAKDSSKTQISNTQSFSSKPENSKSNSASKTDASGSLDLKVISSPLQKAQTGTDSSQTSTANIEGLKQSPNPKAKEAQTPIGESSSFNMPAEGKISGITVNSKALGDRSEEFRKMLDKSHERRFNYIDKPNENEENRDRILKWVEHFKSVSKKDASTSETKIINASAAPIEFKSEKPYFIETLVKKENTWVPKDKTSPNTSTLPSGQDSTSKKTSKVNSQLELPLKIVAKHEAPTEFRKIFKPIPPSELQSSRKDTKSDFKTKTTKTKEFISSKPLSSLKPADSQIPNPFIGLDNAKTIGVIHNEPKSQSTEEIVAMFKDDHDGEQYKNEEGKVNELFETLEKFNDNPGAWWTLQELSSATKSSQAEVLAMLSSPSDKKGQIGIHEKGQLDTTGSANKSDDHFTKLGHLDSAIREEDETDKKDKPKEDYFVKLSNLDSTIREETSDKPNKKVESAKSEKNEEKPGKLKSFDLAQKVSSFVKSADKSGIKNDATQKPQRFKKGESSSGDSKIKTTSELTPSDLYDPVSPEVSSVSLSETGKTELKEEAEESSPSLEAPEVKPKKEEAKVKAPTSMDETRTKVDEKPAVDVNQPSKEKPQLDDGELALKLRDKATGEIPVIPAVPVKPRVEKSFIQHFFDKILGRGKSGEGKRQMSSFTGQRRMSTFSMNILPYGIGTGFPNRDSMLVKKELDMFAKKNDDTEIKGGSPECSSPKKSPRELLREKQQTRNIKILGGSEECAKKMKRLKKLAKEKDDDDCDS; encoded by the exons ATGGCCGGCATTGTTTTTGGCGGTATCGCGGCATGTCGCCGAACCACTCACTGCTTGGGGCTCCTGCGGTCCTCCTACCGCCCTCTTGGGGTTTGTTCATACCGACGACGTCGATACACCAGTTCCTCAAAGTCCGGGGAATCGGCTGGGAAGGAGGGTCCAGGTTCGTTGAACCAAGACGTGGGCGAAGGGAATAATGCAGAAAAGAGTACTCTGGGATTGGGGACTGCACCAGCTCCCCTCGAACCTCCCAAGGTTCCTGGAGAGCGAAGACCGGAGTTGCCGTACGAGGTCAGGCCAGAGATTCTGCCCCTCCAGGATCAACCGAACCGCTCCCAGCCTTCGCCTACGGAAGTCAAGCCTCCAAATCCGCAAACCATTGTCTGCAGCTCAGATAACATAGGTTCCTCAGGGTCCAATCATGACATGGTAGGGAAGGTGGTTGAGTTTGGGTCTTCGGTTAGGACTACAGAAAACAAGG ATAGTGATTTAAAGTCAGTTCCATCTCAGTCTACCAACTCGTCCTTTACTAAATCGAAAGATGAGCTCAAGCTAAATAACTTATGTTCAATTGAATCCGAACTAAAGGCGCTGGCAGCTTCTGTGTCGGATTTCGGTGTTGACCCTTTTCAGAAAGACTGCCCTCTAATTAAAGCGGAGCTCAAATCTACTGACTCGACCTCAAAAGAACCTACAGGTGAACAAAATTTGCTGGGATTATCAAAGTCGATTAACGAGACACCTCAAAAAGCCTCTCCGAACATTCACGAATCAAAAGATAAAATCACAGCCAAAGACAGTTCCAAGACTCAAATCAGTAATACCCAATCTTTTAGTTCAAAGCCGGAAAATTCCAAATCAAATTCAGCTTCCAAGACTGATGCAAGTGGAAGCCTCGATCTTAAAGTTATATCCAGCCCATTACAAAAGGCTCAAACGGGAACGGATAGTTCTCAGACATCTACTGCAAATATTGAAGGCTTAAAACAAAGCCCTAATCCTAAAGCCAAAGAAGCACAAACTCCGATTGGTGAGAGTTCCAGCTTTAACATGCCTGCGGAAGGTAAGATATCGGGTATCACAGTCAATTCAAAGGCACTCGGCGACAGAAGTGAAGAATTTAGGAAGATGCTAGATAAATCTCATGAAAGGAGATTCAATTATATCGACAAACCCAACGAGAACGAAGAAAATCGGGATAGGATCCTTAAATGGGTGGAACATTTTAAATCGGTTAGTAAAAAGGATGCATCTACCTCCGAAACCAAAATCATAAATGCAAGTGCGGCCCCTATagagtttaaaagtgaaaagcCCTATTTTATTGAAACGTTggttaaaaaagaaaatacttGGGTTCCCAAAGATAAGACATCTCCAAATACCAGTACCCTCCCCTCTGGTCAGGACTCAACTTCAAAAAAGACCTCTAAGGTTAACTCTCAACTAGAGTTGCCATTAAAAATTGTGGCAAAGCATGAAGCTCCAACTGAGTTTAGAAAAATTTTTAAGCCTATTCCGCCGTCTGAACTACAGTCGAGTAGAAAGGACACCAAGTCGGATTTCAAAACTAAAACAACTAAGACCAAAGAATTTATTTCAAGTAAGCCTCTATCCAGTTTAAAGCCCGCCGATAGCCAAATACCAAATCCATTTATTGGCTTAGACAACGCTAAAACAATTGGAGTTATTCATAACGAACCTAAAAGCCAGTCCACAGAGGAGATAGTGGCCATGTTTAAAGACGACCACGATGGTGAGCAATACAAGAACGAGGAAGGCAAAGTCAACGAACTCTTCGAGACACTTGAAAAATTTAATGATAATCCAGGTGCTTGGTGGACACTACAAGAACTGTCGTCAGCAACTAAAAGCAGTCAAGCGGAAGTTCTAGCAATGCTATCATCGCCATCGGACAAAAAAGGACAAATCGGAATTCATGAAAAAGGCCAACTCGATACTACTGGCTCTGCCAATAAATCTGACGATCACTTCACCAAGCTTGGCCACTTGGACTCAGCCATCAGAGAAGAGGACGAGACAGATAAGAAAGACAAGCCCAAAGAAGACTACTTCGTCAAACTTAGTAACTTGGACTCCACTATACGAGAAGAAACCAGTgataagccaaacaaaaaggTCGAGTCTGCCAAGAGTGAAAAGAATGAAGAAAAGCCGGGAAAGCTAAAAAGCTTTGATCTAGCACAGAAGGTTTCGTCCTTCGTGAAATCCGCCGATAAGAGTGGTATCAAAAACGACGCTACACAAAAGCCGCAAAGATTTAAGAAAGGCGAGTCAAGCAGCGGTGATAGCAAAATTAAGACTACATCAGAGCTGACTCCAAGTGATCTTTATGATCCAGTGTCCCCGGAGGTTTCCTCAGTATCCCTGTCGGAAACAGGTAAAACTGAACTCAAAGAAGAAGCCGAGGAATCCAGTCCTAGCCTAGAGGCTCCAGAGGTGAAGCCTAAGAAGGAGGAAGCCAAAGTCAAGGCACCCACCTCAATGGATGAGACCAGAACCAAGGTGGACGAAAAGCCAGCGGTCGATGTAAATCAGCCAAGCAAAGAAAAGCCTCAGTTGGATGATGGGGAGCTAGCCCTGAAGCTCCGGGACAAAGCTACGGGTGAGATCCCAGTGATCCCTGCTGTGCCGGTGAAACCACGAGTTGAAAAAAGCTTCATCCAACACTTTTTTGACAAGATCTTGGGCCGTGGAAAGAGCGGCGAGGGCAAACGGCAAATGTCTTCCTTTACTGGTCAACGTCGCATGAGCACATTTTCAATGAACATTTTACCATATGGTATTGGCACAGGGTTCCCGAATCGGGATAGTATGCTGGTCAAGAAAGAGTTAGATATgttcgcaaaaaaaaatgatgacACTGAGATAAAGGGAGGATCGCCGGAATGCTCTTCACCCAAAAAGTCCCCGCGTGAGCTTCTCCGGGAAAAGCAGCAAACCAGAAATATCAAGATCCTTGGTGGTTCCGAGGAGTGTGCCAAGAAGATGAAACGACTGAAGAAGCTCGCGAAGGAAAAAGACGATGACGACTGCGACAGTTGA
- the LOC6614183 gene encoding sperm-specific protein Don juan, whose product MLKRTALILRRCLQPTFIRPHHINVLENIKEADDLPNQRQTKFVDVSIHDPPHIRSALVNPMQRKFLQDLEQQQTVRIKWFKEGNQDELENMKNECRRLALEITMAAKGGDIKKACKKLAEREKCKQKELNRKCKELEKKTKCAKKDPCKKKDPCKKKDPCKKKDPCKKKDPCKKKDPCKKKDPCKKKDPCKKKGGDLKKKCKKLAEKEKCKKLAKKEKMKKLQKKCKKMAQKENCKKMAKKDKCKKK is encoded by the exons ATGCTTAAGAGAACCGCTTTAATTTTACGTCGGTGCTTACAGCCCACTTTTATACGGCCTCACCACATCAATGTCCTTGAAAACATAAAGGAAG CCGATGACCTTCCAAATCAGAGGCAAACAAAATTTGTCGATGTCTCTATTCACGATCCGCCCCACATTCGTTCTGCACTCGTCAATCCAATGCAACGAAAGTTCTTGCAAGACCTGGAGCAGCAACAGACTGTTAGGATCAAGTGGTTTAAGGAAGGGAATCAGGATGAActggaaaatatgaaaaatgaatGCCGGAGGCTAGCCCTAGAAATCACCATGGCTGCAAAAGGTGGCGACATCAAAAAAGCGTGCAAGAAACTGGCTGAAAGAGAAAAGTGCAAGCAGAAAGAACTAAATAGAAAATGCAAGGAATTGGAGAAAAAGACCAAGTGCGCGAAAAAAGACccttgcaaaaaaaaagatccTTGCAAAAAGAAAGACCCATGTAAAAAGAAAGATCCCTGCAAAAAGAAAGATCCTTGCAAAAAGAAAGATCCATGCAAAAAGAAAGATCCTTGCAAGAAGAAAGATCCGTGCAAGAAAAAGGGTGGGGACCTAAAAAAGAAGTGCAAAAAATTGGCCGAAaaggaaaagtgcaaaaaactGGCCAAGAAAGAAAAGATGAAAAAGTTGCagaaaaagtgcaaaaaaatGGCTCAGAAGGAAAATTGCAAGAAAATGGCTAAAAAAGACAAATGCAAGAAAAAGTAA
- the LOC6614184 gene encoding sperm-specific protein Don juan yields the protein MLKRPALVYRCLQTSVKRPYHLNALEHLRKIEILKPESQPSQKPKKIGDGSIGVIHVIKNKYYGRPNPMQRKFLEDLEQQQDRRKKSNLSLKEEKREDLEKIMKECQKLFKEITMQANDGDVKKICKELAQKEKLDKEKIKKKCRELAAREKCEKDKMKKKCKKLLKKDKCKKKKTCKEEKPCQEEDPCEKKSCCPKDPCAKKPKKVDPCKKKDPCKKEDPCKKKAVNWKKKCKEVAEREQCKKLAEKKKFKKMIRICKNLAAKAKCKKMAEKEMCRKKAKKGKKK from the exons ATGTTAAAGAGACCTGCGTTAGTTTATCGGTGCCTCCAGACTTCTGTTAAAAGGCCCTACCATCTAAATGCACTTGAACATTTAAGAAAAATTG AAATTCTCAAGCCCGAAAGCCAGCCTAGTCAAAAGCCTAAGAAAATTGGAGACGGCTCCATTGGAGTGATTCACgtcatcaagaacaaatactATGGACGCCCCAACCCCATGCAACGAAAGTTCCTGGAAGATCTGGAGCAACAGCAAGACCGGAGGAAGAAATCAAACCTTTCGTTAAAGGAAGAAAAGCGTGAAGATCttgaaaaaattatgaaagaaTGCCAGAAACTATTCAAGGAAATCACCATGCAAGCTAATGATGGTGATGTTAAGAAGATCTGCAAGGAACTAGCCCAAAAAGAAAAGCTCGACaaggaaaaaataaagaaaaagtgCCGGGAGCTGGCTGCAAgagaaaaatgtgaaaaggATAAGATGAAAAAGAAGTGCAAGAAGTTGCTGAAAAAGGATAAgtgcaagaaaaaaaaaacttgcaAAGAAGAGAAGCCTTGTCAAGAAGAAGATCCCTGCGAGAAAAAAAGCTGTTGCCCCAAAGATCCTTGCGCTAAAAAACCCAAGAAAGTTGACCCCTGCAAGAAGAAAGATCCTTGCAAAAAAGAGGATCCATGCAAAAAGAAGGCTGTAAATTGGAAAAAAAAGTGCAAGGAGGTTGCCGAGCGGGAGCAGTGCAAAAAGCTGGCCGAGAAGAAGAAGTTTAAGAAAATGATAAGAATATGCAAAAACCTTGCCGCAAaggcaaaatgcaaaaaaatgGCGGAGAAAGAGATGTGCAGGAAAAAGGCCAAAAAGGGCAAAAAGAAGTAA
- the LOC6614185 gene encoding axoneme-associated protein mst101(2): protein MLKRASLALSHYPDACFRVCNCSRCLRMYHVVKCIKDLNLVQKSKQDYGRTPKKLQSVLICQEGACDNTLSHRLDQPLSSAFLGDLEKRLNQRIFKKDLMDGETSLKRKIFCETASSAAGCGKEKCGKGSSGGKKKQKCGKGGGKKGDDGDDDMKKLKKRCKEFKAQKKLNKCREKVAMKKCKKMAKVEKCQKKKEIEQCMKCVKKERGDCEQEEECKKKCPDEEEELEKLNKAIQKIADQMNCEKQAKIEAIKRACREEKERQECARLAEEARKRAEEERKREEEEARRRAEEEAKKGPEEDLCELKRQCAKMAKEARRKARAKQMKLKGLAAKARAKKMKEQCKKMAAIQKCRKQAEKDKANKEKAECEKAAKLEADRLKALREAEQARQKAASAEKAKKAMCKKISKQQKPKEVDVCAKYKFKEAAPVAKTNVKENIKQEVKKEVKKEIAKTPSPPPAQPPKAASPSPPPSKAPPPKPKANPEGLFQICKKIAEKKLRQRKKKMKILKAKCKKIALKEQCKCEKKARKARELNEYCKKKKK, encoded by the exons ATGTTGAAAAGAGCCTCGCTGGCGTTGAGCCACTACCCTGATGCCTGTTTCCGTGTCTGCAATTGCAGCAGGTGTCTCCGGATGTATCACGTAGTGAAATGCATAAAGGATCTGAATCTTGTGCAGAAATCAAAACAGGACTATGGGAGAACGCCGAAAAAGCTGCAGAGCGTGTTGATTTGCCAGGAAG GTGCTTGTGATAATACACTTAGCCATCGACTCGATCAGCCGTTGAGTAGTGCGTTCCTGGGAGACCTGGAGAAGCGGCTGAACCAGAGGATCTTTAAAAAGGATTTGATGGATGGTGAGACTTCCTTGAAGCGAAAAATTTTCTGTGAAACCGCCAGTTCTGCCGCGGGGTGTGGGAAAGAAAAGTGCGGCAAAGGGTCGAGTGGAGGTAAGAAGAAGCAGAAATGTGGCAAGGGTGGTGGAAAGAAAGGCGATGATGGAGATGATGACATGAAAAAGCTTAAAAAGAGGTGCAAGGAGTTTAAAGCCCAGAAAAAGTTAAATAAGTGCAGGGAAAAGGTCGCAATGAAAAAGTGTAAGAAAATGGCCAAAGTggaaaaatgtcagaaaaaGAAGGAAATAGAGCAATGCATGAAGTGTGTCAAAAAAGAAAGGGGAGATTGTGAACAGGAAGAAGAATGTAAGAAGAAATGCCCCGACGAGGAGGAAGAGTTGGAAAAGCTTAACAAGGCCATCCAGAAAATCGCCGATCAAATGAATTGCGAAAAGCAGGCGAAAATAGAAGCCATCAAGCGAGCATGTCGAGAAGAAAAAGAAAGGCAAGAGTGCGCCCGATTGGCTGAAGAAGCCCGGAAGAGAGCCGAAGAAGAAAGGAAACGCGAAGAAGAGGAGGCCAGGAGAAGGGCCGAAGAGGAAGCCAAAAAAGGGCCTGAAGAAGATCTGTGCGAACTAAAGAGACAGTGCGCCAAAATGGCCAAGGAAGCGAGGAGGAAGGCGAGGGCCAAGCAGATGAAACTCAAGGGTCTAGCCGCAAAAGCCAGGGCCAAGAAAATGAAAGAGCAGTGTAAGAAAATGGCTGCGATTCAAAAGTGCCGCAAGCAGGCGGAAAAGGATAAGGCCAACAAGGAGAAGGCGGAATGCGAAAAGGCCGCTAAGCTGGAGGCGGACCGACTAAAAGCCTTGCGAGAAGCTGAACAGGCCAGACAAAAGGCTGCAAGCGCAGAGAAAGCGAAAAAAGCGATGTGCAAGAAAATCAGCAAacagcaaaaaccaaaagaagtTGATGTATGCGCTAAATACAAGTTCAAGGAAGCAGCTCCAGTAGCTAAAACAAATGTAAAAGAGAATATCAAACAGGAGGTAAAGAAGGAGGTGAAGAAGGAGATCGCTAAAACGCCATCTCCGCCTCCTGCCCAACCACCAAAAGCTGCTAGTCCATCCCCTCCACCATCTAAAGCCCCACCACCGAAACCGAAGGCCAATCCCGAAGGACTTTTCCAGATATGCAAAAAAATAGCCGAAAAGAAGCTTAGACAACGGAAAAAGAAGATGAAGATCCTCAAggccaaatgcaaaaaaatAGCTCTGAAGGAACAGTGCAAGTGTGAGAAGAAAGCAAGAAAGGCCAGGGAACTGAATGAATACTgcaagaaaaagaagaagtaG
- the LOC6614186 gene encoding arrestin domain-containing protein 17, giving the protein MGLKGCEVQLDNPWNTYYAGQTVNGQVKFTFDSPKKVRGIIIRFLGEANTEWSEEKSVTTSEGKTENEVTQLKGHEEYFKIQYYLLGGKNSSETELPPGTHTYPFTCALPPNLPSSFEGEFGHVRYTIKVTLDRPWKFDQDMKMAFTVIAPVDLNLNPRVKEPFRLELEKSFCCFCCRSGPLAVITNIPQTGFVSGQVLPITCEVDNTSNVNLTAVKFELRKLVTFHTNQPRSEKRESKVIIANLSVGPVNGGESRTFTQQMEIPALPPTNLLNCGIIALDYDLHVECEVSGPHRNLTGKVPITLGTIPLAGVRPPTQFTDAPSAVQSEDPSLAPTQPVSPASPPGGDGVGGALGWNVADSTGGGSLYPNIPPPQFVETQYRAPTIAGRDDSEHTQMIGDGAFAPRYPTFQFNNATAPPANQ; this is encoded by the exons ATGGGCCTTAAAGGTTGTGAAGTGCAATTGGACAACCCGTGGAACACCTACTACGCCGGTCAGACGGTCAACGGCCAGGTGAAGTTCACGTTCGACTCGCCCAAGAAAGTCCGAG GTATTATTATTCGGTTCCTGGGAGAAGCCAACACCGAGTGGTCAGAGGAGAAGAGCGTGACCACCAGCGAGGGCAAGACCGAGAACGAGGTGACCCAACTGAAAGGGCATGAGGAGTACTTCAAGATCCAGTACTATCTGCTGGGCGGCAAAAACA GCTCTGAGACGGAACTGCCGCCAGGCACTCACACTTATCCATTCACCTGTGCTCTGCCGCCGAATCTGCCCTCATCCTTTGAGGGCGAATTTGGCCACGTGCGCTATACCATCAAGGTGACGCTTGATCGTCCGTGGAAATTCGATCAGGACATGAAGATGGCGTTCACAGTAATAGCGCCCGTTGATCTGAATCTCAATCCTCGAGTCAAGGAGCCATTCAGGCTCGAGCTAGAAAAGTCCTTCTGCTGTTTTTGCTGTCGGTCAGGACCGCTGGCTGTCATCACGAACATCCCGCAAACAGGATTCGTTTCGGGGCAGGTGCTGCCCATCACCTGCGAGGTGGACAACACCAGCAACGTAAATCTCACGGCAGTGAAATTTGAACTGCGAAAGCTGGTCACCTTCCACACGAACCAGCCACGGAGCGAGAAGCGTGAGTCCAAGGTGATCATAGCCAACTTAAGTGTTGGCCCGGTCAATGGCGGCGAGTCTCGCACGTTTACGCAGCAAATGGAAATTCCGGCGTTGCCACCGACCAACCTCCTCAACTGCGGCATTATAGCTTTGGACTACGACTTGCATGTGGAGTGCGAGGTGAGCGGTCCGCACCGCAATCTTACCGGCAAGGTGCCAATCACCTTGGGCACTATTCCATTGGCTGGCGTACGGCCACCTACTCAATTTACGGATGCTCCGTCCGCGGTTCAGTCCGAGGATCCATCGCTGGCGCCCACACAGCCAGTGAGTCCGGCCAGCCCTCCTGGCGGCGATGGCGTGGGTGGTGCTCTGGGCTGGAACGTGGCTGACAGCACTGGTGGTGGTTCACTTTATCCTAATATAC cGCCACCGCAGTTTGTGGAGACACAATACCGGGCACCAACGATCGCCGGTAGGGACGACTCCGAGCATACGCAGATGATCGGCGACGGAGCCTTCGCACCTCGTTATCCGACCTTCCAGTTTAATAATGCCACAGCACCGCCAGCAAACCAGTGA